From a single Candoia aspera isolate rCanAsp1 chromosome 2, rCanAsp1.hap2, whole genome shotgun sequence genomic region:
- the JAK2 gene encoding tyrosine-protein kinase JAK2, translating to MALLTVTDMEGTISSTIHQNGGIVGNPTISRQTEQLFRIYLYNSPGKTEGDYLEFPAGEYVAEEICVAACKACGILPVYHNMFALMNEIDRSWYPPNYTFQIDGSATVTVLYRIRFYFPHWYCSSNIRAYRYGVSRGAESPVLDDIVMSYLFAQWREDFVHGWVKMAVTHETQEECLGMAVLDMMRMAKEKDQTPLAIYNSVSYKMFLPKCIREKIQDYHILTRKRIRYRFRKFIQQFSQCKATARNLKLKYLINLETLQSAFYSEVFEVKDPGRESSGAESFATIIINGNGGIQCSRGKQKVSETLTEEDIQSYCDFPDIIDVSIKQASQEGSGESRIVTIHKQDSKNLEAEFHSLKDALSFVSLIDGYYRLTADAHHYLCKEVAPPSVLENIQSNCHGPISMDFAINKLKKAGNQTGYYVLRCSPKEFNKYFLTFAVQQNSILDYKHCLITKNENGEYNLTGTRKSFTNLLDLLNCYRTETVRSDSMIFQFTRCCPPKPKDKSNLLVFRSNGDSDMPTSPTLQRHNNVNQMVFHKIRNEDLIFNESLGQGTFTKIFKGVRKEVGDYGKLYQTEVLLKVLDIMHRNYSESFFEAASMMSQLSYKHLVLNYGVCVYGEENILVQEYVKFGSLDTYLKKNKTSINILWKLEVAKQLAMAMHFLEDKNLVHGNVCAKNILLIREEDRKSGNLPFIKLSDPGISITVLPKDILLERIPWVPPECIENPKQLSLAADKWSFGTTLWEICSGGDKPLSALDSQRKLQFYEDRHQLPAPNWTELANLINNCMEYEPDFRPSFRAVIRDLNSLFTPDYELLTENDMLPNMRIGALGFSEAFEGRDPTYFEERHLKFLQQLGKGNFGSVEMCRYDPLQDNTGEVVAVKKLQHSTEEYLRDFEREIEILKSLQHDNIVKYKGVCYSAGRRNLKLIMEYLPYGSLRDYLQKHKDRLDHKKLLQYASQICKGMEYLGSKRYVHRDLATRNILVENENRVKIGDFGLTKVLPQDKEYYKVKEPGESPIFWYALESLTDNKFSVASDMWSFGVVLYELFTYIDKNKSPPAEFMRMIGNDKQNQMIVFHLIELLKNNGRLPRPDGCPDEVYAIMAECWNNNSSLRPSFRDLALRVDFIRESMGG from the exons GGATCTTGCCTGTGTACCACAACATGTTTGCTCTAATGAATGAGATTGACCGAAGTTGGTATCCTCCAAATTACACCTTCCAAATAGATGGATCAGCTACTGTCACTGTACTCTACCGAATAAG ATTTTATTTCCCACATTGGTATTGCAGTAGCAATATACGAGCATACCGGTATGGCGTTTCTCGAGGTGCAGAGAGTCCTGTCCTTGATGATATTGTCATGTCTTACCTATTTGCTCAG TGGCGAGAAGATTTTGTCCATGGATGGGTAAAGATGGCTGTTACTCATGAAACACAGGAAGAATGTCTTGGAATGGCCGTCCTTGATATGATGAGAATGGCCAAAGAAAAGGACCAAACTCCATTAGCCATTTACAATTCTGTAAG CTACAAAATGTTCTTGCCAAAATGTATCAGAGAAAAAATCCAAGATTATCACATTTTGACACGAAAAAGAATAAGGTACAGGTTCCGGAAATTTATTCAGCAGTTCAGCCAGTGCAAAGCAACTGCCAGAAATCTGAAACTGAAGTATCTCATTAATTTGGAAACCCTCCAGTCTGCCTTTTACTCAGAAGTATTTGAAGTGAAGGATCCTGGAAGAGAATCTTCAGGTGCAGAATCTTTTGCAACTATTATTATAAATGGAAATGGTGGTATACAGTGTTCCAGAGGAAAACAAAAAGTCAGTGAAACACTTACAGAAGAG gacaTACAAAGCTACTGCGATTTTCCTGATATTATAGATGTCAGTATTAAGCAAGCAAGCCAAGAAGGTTCTGGAGAGAGTAGAATTGTAACCATTCACAAGCAGGACAGCAAGAATCTG GAAGCTGAATTTCATTCATTAAAGGATGCTCTTTCTTTTGTATCATTAATTGATGGATATTATAGATTAACTGCAGATGCTCATCATTACCTTTGTAAAGAAGTAGCACCTCCTTCAGTTCTTGAAAATATCCAGAGCAACTGCCATGGGCCAATTTC catggaCTTTGCAATCAATAAACTGAAGAAAGCTGGCAATCAGACTGGCTATTACGTTCTTCGTTGCAGTCCAAAGGAGTTTAATAAATACTTCCTTACCTTTGCAGTGCAG CAAAACAGCATACTTGATTATAAACACTGCTTgataacaaaaaatgaaaatggagaatATAATCTCACTGGAACTAGAAAAAGTTTTACCAACCTTTTGGATTTGTTGAATTGTTATCGGACAGAAACTGTCCGATCAGATAGTATGATTTTCCAGTTTACCAGATGCTGCCCTCCAAAGCCAAAAG ATAAGTCCAACCTTCTTGTCTTCAGGAGCAATGGAGATTCTGATATGCCAACATCACCCACCTTGCAGAGACATAATAATGTCAACCAGATGGTTTTTCACAAAATTCGGAATGAAGACCTCATCTTT AATGAAAGCCTTGGACAGGGAACCTTCACTAAAATTTTCAAAGGAGTACGGAAAGAAGTAGGAGACTATGGTAAACTGTATCAGACTGAAGTCTTGCTGAAAGTTCTGGATATAATGCACAGAAACTACTCTGAG TCTTTTTTTGAAGCAGCAAGCATGATGAGTCAGCTTTCTTACAAACACTTAGTATTAAATTATGGAGTTTGTGTCTATGGAGAAGAAA ATATTCTAGTCCAGGAGTATGTAAAATTTGGATCATTGGATACTtacttgaagaaaaataaaacttctaTAAATATCTTGTGGAAATTAGAAGTTGCAAAACAGCTAGCAATGGCAATGCATTTTCTG GAGGATAAAAACCTTGTACATGGGAATGTATGTGCAAAAAATATCTTGCTTATTAGAGAGGAAGATAGGAAGTCTGGGAACCTTCCTTTTATCAAACTTAGCGATCCTGGTATCAGCATTACAGTTTTGCCAAAAGACA TTCTTCTTGAGAGGATTCCATGGGTTCCCCCTGAATGCATTGAAAATCCCAAGCAGTTGAGTCTGGCAGCAGACAAGTGGAGTTTTGGGACGACTCTGTGGGAAATCTGCAGCGGGGGAGACAAACCTCTCAGTGCACTGGATTCTCAAAGG AAGCTACAATTTTATGAAGATAGGCATCAGCTTCCTGCTCCCAATTGGACAGAACTGGCAAATCTGATAAACAACTGTATGGAATATGAACCAGATTTCAGACCCTCCTTCAGAGCAGTTATACGTGATCTTAACAGTTTATTTACTCCAG attatgaattattgacagaaaatgaTATGTTACCAAATATGAGAATTGGTGCTCTTGGGTTTTCTGAAGCTTTTGAAGGACGGGACCCAACTTACTTTGAAGAGAGACACCTCAAATTCTTGCAGCAACTTGGCAAG gGTAATTTTGGCAGTGTGGAAATGTGTCGATATGATCCACTGCAGGACAATACAGGGGAGGTGGTGGCTGTGAAAAAGCTGCAGCACAGCACAGAAGAATATCTGCgagattttgaaagagaaattgaAATTCTCAAATCTCTGCAACATGATAATATTGTCAAATACAAAGGAGTGTGCTATAGTGCTG GGCGGAGGAATTTGAAGTTGATAATGGAATATTTACCCTATGGAAGTTTACGGGATTATCTCCAGAAACACAAGGACAGGCTGGATCATAAGAAACTCCTACAATATGCTTCTCAGATATGTAAG GGCATGGAGTATCTGGGTTCAAAAAGATATGTACATAGAGATCTGGCAACACGAAATATCTTGGTGGAGAAtgaaaacagagttaaaattggAGACTTCGGCTTGACAAAAGTTTTGCCACAGGATAAAGAGTATTACAAAGTAAAGGAGCCAGGAGAGAGTCCTATATTTTG gtacGCTCTGGAATCATTAACAGACAACAAGTTTTCTGTGGCCTCAGACATGTGGAGCTTTGGTGTGGTTTTATATGAACTCTTCACTTATATAGACAAGAATAAAAGCCCTCCAGCG gAGTTCATGCGCATGATTGGAAATGATAAGCAAAACCAGATGATTGTATTCCATTTGATAGAGCTTTTGAAGAATAATGGAAGGCTGCCAAGACCTGACGGATGCCCTGATGAG GTTTATGCCATCATGGCAGAGTGCTGGAATAATAATTCAAGTCTGCGACCATCTTTTAGGGATCTTGCTTTGAGAGTGGATTTCATAAGGGAAAGCATGGGTGGATGA